The proteins below come from a single Drosophila kikkawai strain 14028-0561.14 chromosome 3R, DkikHiC1v2, whole genome shotgun sequence genomic window:
- the mesh gene encoding protein mesh isoform X2, with amino-acid sequence MRFKLFVVCALACGFMAYVLANENFSGEELEFEDQIVNAVPVEQPKVQPKAKPQAEFVDVPKATPDPKKVVVVNPSPTPKPSVLTTQKPAKNVGTGGQRMIPVVHVDSRGTDDVLTVAGLKPQAMSGALVMPNDYLGELYDVDNSGYNWDPNNNVAPPSTPSTAAGGYTITAARLAELRQTFMYWYFDKDMYGGRADYQFDIHASMTQLHKNLNFQLPFYGFRFNYTRLSLNGYLEFSDPPEYLTYPLVFPIKDWPAKRDPSFMGIFFSKCRVGRIYPSDIDQRTPGVYFRVERDLMGRTDRFGVEVRERTMWDIRQGVVGADTFIPKHVVIATWKNVSFAGGIDNSLFTTNTFQMVLATDEVYTYIIFNYAILNWLSHTEAGGDTTQGAGGVPAFVGFNAGNGTQAYEYKPYSQNMVIRDLAIRGWANGFPGRHIFRVDEQILIGSCNKDIDAALLPLTFAPESGNMLGGQVVNITGPCFDPNIRVTCHFDTESVLGTYVDKNRVICVQPYLKAEGYIRFQISVGTQRFKWRGKYFVETPAAATEKIFFATDDVHKKNPAEIRITWDRYNMTSNLNANVMISLWGYRETKIEPQLEYIDVIEASYSNTGSYVITPSNYLNRNNINRDMQFGFLQINLTQPEQYSGLSISPILWSRPIPLGWYMAPQWERQHGKRWPRALCDNWIRSDRFLRNFAADLPLCPCTLDQAVLDKGRFRPDRECDKDSNPSCLRHRGAIHCVVSGTPVAQGAEQQCCYDRYGFLMLTYDQMWGSRPRRVHNLGKMPWNEASKVPSLSMWFHDMRPFYSCCYWQEEQAVGCETYRFERRPSQDCVAYQAPGIAGVFGDPHFVTFDGTAYTFNGLGEFVLARSVDESNKFEIQGRFQQLPNNYYGEVKATQLTAMAMRGNTTTTIEVRLRPLHARWRYRLDVLADGRRVYFDRESLKFQHFDGVTVYTPTYLLNQSQVVVQFDAGIGVEVVENEGFMTGRVFLPWKFINKTAGLFGNWSFNKLDDFMLPNGQVATLNLNDLRSIHTNFGIKWMLTDREVPGVGAALFTREFGRMSSYYANATFLPNYVLDPADFLPANRTYDLERAEELCGECLQCQYDYAMTLNRDLAHFTKNYYDTIVNMQSENSKPVISCGVLQTPRFGRKLSFDFMPGAKVSFECNEGFILVGDQRRECLANGLWNVPEYGYTECLREVYYTRRVAFIAIGIIFLVICPLMLCIVCGVYRYRQKQLKEDPQWQMPMLPRSRASSARNLRTLNYDDDSDTDASTLKKTKKWDLDENDEDVTSSEGEKPKQSGRRSLRSPSGTELDQQGEHDDHHPDEDDDFDEADVHGGTIHPAGYHQPMSPEEADQLHRQQYSPTFSGLDSRTSGASSINYTPQQQAAVQNRFGGVPVLPSNTQYFSGTPQGVANTTPLRTAPTPLTQDSGLPSPPLATSPTPSVQKSTEV; translated from the exons ATGCGCTTCAAACTGTTTGTGGTTTGTGCGCTGGCCTGCGGCTTTATGGCCTATGTCCTGGCCAACGAAAACTTCTCCGGGGAGGAGCTGGAATTTGAGGATCAGATTGTGAACGCAGTGCCCGTGGAGCAGCCAAAGGTACAGCCGAAAGCCAAGCCCCAGGCTGAATTTGTGGATGTTCCAAAGGCTACACCCGATCCCAAGAAGGTGGTAGTGGTGAATCCGAGCCCCACCCCAAAACCATCAGTGCTGACCACCCAAAAGCCTGCCAAGAATGTCGGTACGGGTGGCCAGAGAATGATACCCGTGGTGCATGTCGACAGCCGTGGTACGGATGACGTCCTGACTGTGGCCGGTTTGAAGCCACAGGCCATGTCCGGAGCTCTGGTCATGCCGAATGACTACCTGGGCGAGCTGTACGACGTGGACAACAGTGGCTACAATTGGG ATCCCAATAACAATGTTGCTCCGCCCTCAACTCCTTCGACGGCTGCCGGAGGATATACCATTACTGCCGCCCGTCTTGCTGAGCTCCGACAGACCTTTATGTACTGGTACTTCGACAAGGACATGTACGGAGGACGCGCTGACTACCAGTTTGATATTCATGCCTCGATGACACAGCTCCACAAGAATCTTAACTTCCAGCTGCCATTCTACGGATTCCGTTTCAACTACACGAGG CTCTCCCTCAACGGCTACTTGGAGTTCTCTGATCCGCCTGAGTATCTCACTTATCCCCTGGTTTTCCCGATCAAGGACTGGCCTGCTAAGCGGGATCCCTCCTTCATGGGCATCTTCTTCAGCAAGTGCCGTGTTGGCCGCATCTATCCCTCCGATATTGACCAGCGCACGCCCGGTGTATACTTCCG CGTGGAACGTGATCTGATGGGTCGCACGGACCGTTTCGGCGTGGAGGTGCGTGAGCGCACCATGTGGGATATCCGACAGGGCGTCGTGGGCGCCGATACCTTCATTCCCAAGCACGTGGTGATCGCCACCTGGAAGAACGTGTCCTTTGCCGGCGGCATCGATAACTCCCTCTTTACG aCAAACACTTTCCAAATGGTCCTGGCCACCGATGAGGTCTACACCTACATCATCTTCAACTATGCCATTCTCAACTGGCTTTCCCACACCGAAGCTGGAGGAGATACGACCCAGGGAGCTGGCGGTGTTCCTGCATTC GTCGGTTTCAATGCTGGCAACGGCACTCAGGCCTACGAGTACAAGCCCTACAGTCAGAACATGGTAATTAGGGACTTGGCCATTAGAGGATGGGCCAACGGATTCCCGGGTCGTCACATATTCCGCGTGGACGAGCAGATTCTAATAGGCTCATGCAACAAGGATATCG ATGCCGCTCTCTTACCTTTGACCTTTGCCCCCGAATCCGGCAACATGTTGGGTGGTCAGGTGGTAAATATCACCGGACCCTGCTTTGATCCCAACATCCGAGTAACCTGCCACTTTGATACGGAATCCGTGCTGGGAACCTATGTGGATAAGAATCGCGTGATTTGCGTGCAGCCATACCTGAAGGCTGAGGGCTATATCCGCTTCCAGATCTCTGTGGGCACACAGCGTTTCAAGTGGCGCGGCAAGTACTTTGTGGAGACTCCGGCCGCCGCCACCGAGAAGATCTTCTTTGCCACCGATGATGTGCACAAGAAGAATCCTGCCGAGATTCGCATCACCTGGGATCGTTACAATATGACCTCGAACTTGAATGCCAATGTGATGATCTCCCTGTGGGGTTACCGTGAGACCAAGATCGAGCCTCAGCTGGAATATATTGATGTGATCGAGGCTAGCTATTCGAATACTGGCAGCTATGTGATCACGCCCTCGAATTATTTGAACCGCAACAACATCAACCGTGACATGCAGTTCGGCTTCCTTCAGATCAATCTCACTCAGCCCGAGCAGTATTCTGGCCTTTCCATCAGTCC AATCCTGTGGTCCCGCCCCATACCGCTGGGCTGGTATATGGCACCCCAGTGGGAGCGACAGCATGGAAAACGCTGGCCGCGAGCTCTCTGCGATAATTGGATTCGCAGCGACCGATTCCTCAG AAACTTTGCCGCCGATTTGCCCCTGTGTCCCTGCACCCTTGACCAGGCGGTCCTGGACAAAGGACGCTTCCGGCCGGATCGTGAGTGCGACAAGGACTCGAATCCCAGCTGCCTGCGGCATCGCGGAGCCATCCATTGTGTGGTCAGTGGAACGCCAGT TGCCCAAGGAGCTGAACAGCAGTGCTGCTATGATCGTTATGGCTTCTTGATGCTGACCTACGACCAGATGTGGGGCTCTCGTCCTCGTCGCGTTCACAATCTGGGCAAGATGCCCTGGAACGAGGCCAGCAAGGTGCCTTCCCTGTCCATGTGGTTCCATGACATGCGTCCCTTCTACTCCTGCTGCTATTGGCAAGAGGAACAGGCTGTTGGCTGCGAAACCTATCGCTTTGAGCGTCGTCCTTCGCAGGATTGCGTGGCCTATCAGGCGCCTGGAATTGCCGGCGTCTTTGGAGATCCTCACTTTGTGACCTTTGACGGAACGGCATACACCTTTAACGGATTGGGAGAATTTGTACTGGCGCGCAGTGTTGACGAGAGCAACAAGTTCGAGATCCAGGGACGATTCCAACAGCTGCCGAATAATTATTACGGCGAGGTGAAGGCCACTCAGCTGACGGCGATGGCTATGCGAGGTAATACCACCACCACAATTGAGGTGCGTCTGCGTCCTCTGCACGCCCGCTGGCGCTATCGCCTGGATGTCCTGGCCGACGGTCGTCGGGTCTATTTCGATCGGGAGAGCTTGAAGTTCCAGCACTTTGACGGAGTCACCGTGTACACCCCCACTTACCTGCTCAATCAGTCCCAGGTTGTGGTGCAGTTCGACGCAGGCATCGGCGTGGAGGTGGTCGAGAATGAGGGTTTCATGACCGGTCGCGTTTTCCTGCCCTGGAAGTTTATA AATAAAACGGCTGGTCTCTTTGGAAACTGGAGCTTTAACAAGCTGGATGACTTCATGCTACCCAATGGTCAAGTGGCCACTCTGAACCTGAACGATCTCCGCAGCATTCACACCAACTTTGGCATCAAATGGATGCTTACAGATCGCGAGGTTCCTGGCGTGGGAGCTGCCCTCTTCACCCGCGAATTTGGAAGGATGTCCAGCTACTATGCGAATGCCACCTTCCTGCCGAACTATGTCCTAGATCCGGCGGACTTCCTGCCTGCCAATCGTACTTACGATCTGGAGAGAGCCGAGGAATTGTGCGGAGAGTGCTTGCAGTGCCAGTACGACTATGCCATGACCCTTAATCGAGATTTGGCGCACTTTACCAAGAATTACTATGACACTATAGTTAATATGCAATCGGAGAATTCAAA ACCTGTTATATCCTGTGGTGTGCTACAAACTCCTCGATTTGGTCGCAAGCTAAGCTTTGACTTTATGCCAGGAGCCAAGGTGTCCTTCGAGTGCAATGAGGGCTTTATTCTGGTAGGAGATCAGAGGAGAGAGTGTCTGGCCAATGGTCTTTGGAATGTTCCCGAATACGGTTATACCGAGTGTCTGC GTGAGGTGTACTACACGCGTCGCGTCGCTTTCATTGCAATTGGCATTATCTTCCTGGTGATCTGCCCACTGATGCTGTGCATCGTGTGCGGCGTATACCGCTACCGTCAGAAGCAGCTGAAGGAGGATCCGCAGTGGCAGATGCCCATGCTGCCCAGATCGAGGGCCAGCTCCGCAAGGAATTTGCGTACGCTGAACTATGACGATGATAGCGATACGGATGCGAGTACGCTGAAGAAAA CTAAGAAATGGGATCTGGATGAGAACGATGAGGACGTGACCTCCTCGGAAG GTGAGAAGCCGAAGCAGTCGGGTCGCCGCTCCCTACGCTCTCCCTCCGGCACGGAGCTGGATCAGCAAGGAGAGCACGATGATCACCATCCGGATGAGGACGATGACTTCGATGAGGCGGATGTCCACGGTGGCACCATCCACCCGGCGGGCTACCACCAGCCGATGTCGCCGGAGGAGGCCGATCAGCTGCACCGCCAGCAGTACAGTCCCACCTTCAGCGGCCTAGACAGTCGCACCAGCGGGGCCAGTTCCATCAACTACACcccgcagcagcaggcggcggtCCAAAATCGCTTCGGAGGAGTGCCGGTCCTGCCCAGCAATACGCAGTACTTCAGCGGAACTCCCCAGGGAGTGGCCAACACCACGCCCCTGAGGACAGCGCCAACGCCGCTGACACAGGACAGTGGCCTGCCATCACCGCCGTTGGCCACCTCGCCCACTCCCTCGGTGCAGAAGTCCACGGAGGTCTAG
- the mesh gene encoding protein mesh isoform X1, giving the protein MRFKLFVVCALACGFMAYVLANENFSGEELEFEDQIVNAVPVEQPKVQPKAKPQAEFVDVPKATPDPKKVVVVNPSPTPKPSVLTTQKPAKNVGTGGQRMIPVVHVDSRGTDDVLTVAGLKPQAMSGALVMPNDYLGELYDVDNSGYNWDPNNNVAPPSTPSTAAGGYTITAARLAELRQTFMYWYFDKDMYGGRADYQFDIHASMTQLHKNLNFQLPFYGFRFNYTRLSLNGYLEFSDPPEYLTYPLVFPIKDWPAKRDPSFMGIFFSKCRVGRIYPSDIDQRTPGVYFRVERDLMGRTDRFGVEVRERTMWDIRQGVVGADTFIPKHVVIATWKNVSFAGGIDNSLFTTNTFQMVLATDEVYTYIIFNYAILNWLSHTEAGGDTTQGAGGVPAFVGFNAGNGTQAYEYKPYSQNMVIRDLAIRGWANGFPGRHIFRVDEQILIGSCNKDIDAALLPLTFAPESGNMLGGQVVNITGPCFDPNIRVTCHFDTESVLGTYVDKNRVICVQPYLKAEGYIRFQISVGTQRFKWRGKYFVETPAAATEKIFFATDDVHKKNPAEIRITWDRYNMTSNLNANVMISLWGYRETKIEPQLEYIDVIEASYSNTGSYVITPSNYLNRNNINRDMQFGFLQINLTQPEQYSGLSISPILWSRPIPLGWYMAPQWERQHGKRWPRALCDNWIRSDRFLRNFAADLPLCPCTLDQAVLDKGRFRPDRECDKDSNPSCLRHRGAIHCVVSGTPVAQGAEQQCCYDRYGFLMLTYDQMWGSRPRRVHNLGKMPWNEASKVPSLSMWFHDMRPFYSCCYWQEEQAVGCETYRFERRPSQDCVAYQAPGIAGVFGDPHFVTFDGTAYTFNGLGEFVLARSVDESNKFEIQGRFQQLPNNYYGEVKATQLTAMAMRGNTTTTIEVRLRPLHARWRYRLDVLADGRRVYFDRESLKFQHFDGVTVYTPTYLLNQSQVVVQFDAGIGVEVVENEGFMTGRVFLPWKFINKTAGLFGNWSFNKLDDFMLPNGQVATLNLNDLRSIHTNFGIKWMLTDREVPGVGAALFTREFGRMSSYYANATFLPNYVLDPADFLPANRTYDLERAEELCGECLQCQYDYAMTLNRDLAHFTKNYYDTIVNMQSENSKPVISCGVLQTPRFGRKLSFDFMPGAKVSFECNEGFILVGDQRRECLANGLWNVPEYGYTECLREVYYTRRVAFIAIGIIFLVICPLMLCIVCGVYRYRQKQLKEDPQWQMPMLPRSRASSARNLRTLNYDDDSDTDASTLKKSRSYDKVYRTNEPLPGKPQIDFPAKKWDLDENDEDVTSSEGEKPKQSGRRSLRSPSGTELDQQGEHDDHHPDEDDDFDEADVHGGTIHPAGYHQPMSPEEADQLHRQQYSPTFSGLDSRTSGASSINYTPQQQAAVQNRFGGVPVLPSNTQYFSGTPQGVANTTPLRTAPTPLTQDSGLPSPPLATSPTPSVQKSTEV; this is encoded by the exons ATGCGCTTCAAACTGTTTGTGGTTTGTGCGCTGGCCTGCGGCTTTATGGCCTATGTCCTGGCCAACGAAAACTTCTCCGGGGAGGAGCTGGAATTTGAGGATCAGATTGTGAACGCAGTGCCCGTGGAGCAGCCAAAGGTACAGCCGAAAGCCAAGCCCCAGGCTGAATTTGTGGATGTTCCAAAGGCTACACCCGATCCCAAGAAGGTGGTAGTGGTGAATCCGAGCCCCACCCCAAAACCATCAGTGCTGACCACCCAAAAGCCTGCCAAGAATGTCGGTACGGGTGGCCAGAGAATGATACCCGTGGTGCATGTCGACAGCCGTGGTACGGATGACGTCCTGACTGTGGCCGGTTTGAAGCCACAGGCCATGTCCGGAGCTCTGGTCATGCCGAATGACTACCTGGGCGAGCTGTACGACGTGGACAACAGTGGCTACAATTGGG ATCCCAATAACAATGTTGCTCCGCCCTCAACTCCTTCGACGGCTGCCGGAGGATATACCATTACTGCCGCCCGTCTTGCTGAGCTCCGACAGACCTTTATGTACTGGTACTTCGACAAGGACATGTACGGAGGACGCGCTGACTACCAGTTTGATATTCATGCCTCGATGACACAGCTCCACAAGAATCTTAACTTCCAGCTGCCATTCTACGGATTCCGTTTCAACTACACGAGG CTCTCCCTCAACGGCTACTTGGAGTTCTCTGATCCGCCTGAGTATCTCACTTATCCCCTGGTTTTCCCGATCAAGGACTGGCCTGCTAAGCGGGATCCCTCCTTCATGGGCATCTTCTTCAGCAAGTGCCGTGTTGGCCGCATCTATCCCTCCGATATTGACCAGCGCACGCCCGGTGTATACTTCCG CGTGGAACGTGATCTGATGGGTCGCACGGACCGTTTCGGCGTGGAGGTGCGTGAGCGCACCATGTGGGATATCCGACAGGGCGTCGTGGGCGCCGATACCTTCATTCCCAAGCACGTGGTGATCGCCACCTGGAAGAACGTGTCCTTTGCCGGCGGCATCGATAACTCCCTCTTTACG aCAAACACTTTCCAAATGGTCCTGGCCACCGATGAGGTCTACACCTACATCATCTTCAACTATGCCATTCTCAACTGGCTTTCCCACACCGAAGCTGGAGGAGATACGACCCAGGGAGCTGGCGGTGTTCCTGCATTC GTCGGTTTCAATGCTGGCAACGGCACTCAGGCCTACGAGTACAAGCCCTACAGTCAGAACATGGTAATTAGGGACTTGGCCATTAGAGGATGGGCCAACGGATTCCCGGGTCGTCACATATTCCGCGTGGACGAGCAGATTCTAATAGGCTCATGCAACAAGGATATCG ATGCCGCTCTCTTACCTTTGACCTTTGCCCCCGAATCCGGCAACATGTTGGGTGGTCAGGTGGTAAATATCACCGGACCCTGCTTTGATCCCAACATCCGAGTAACCTGCCACTTTGATACGGAATCCGTGCTGGGAACCTATGTGGATAAGAATCGCGTGATTTGCGTGCAGCCATACCTGAAGGCTGAGGGCTATATCCGCTTCCAGATCTCTGTGGGCACACAGCGTTTCAAGTGGCGCGGCAAGTACTTTGTGGAGACTCCGGCCGCCGCCACCGAGAAGATCTTCTTTGCCACCGATGATGTGCACAAGAAGAATCCTGCCGAGATTCGCATCACCTGGGATCGTTACAATATGACCTCGAACTTGAATGCCAATGTGATGATCTCCCTGTGGGGTTACCGTGAGACCAAGATCGAGCCTCAGCTGGAATATATTGATGTGATCGAGGCTAGCTATTCGAATACTGGCAGCTATGTGATCACGCCCTCGAATTATTTGAACCGCAACAACATCAACCGTGACATGCAGTTCGGCTTCCTTCAGATCAATCTCACTCAGCCCGAGCAGTATTCTGGCCTTTCCATCAGTCC AATCCTGTGGTCCCGCCCCATACCGCTGGGCTGGTATATGGCACCCCAGTGGGAGCGACAGCATGGAAAACGCTGGCCGCGAGCTCTCTGCGATAATTGGATTCGCAGCGACCGATTCCTCAG AAACTTTGCCGCCGATTTGCCCCTGTGTCCCTGCACCCTTGACCAGGCGGTCCTGGACAAAGGACGCTTCCGGCCGGATCGTGAGTGCGACAAGGACTCGAATCCCAGCTGCCTGCGGCATCGCGGAGCCATCCATTGTGTGGTCAGTGGAACGCCAGT TGCCCAAGGAGCTGAACAGCAGTGCTGCTATGATCGTTATGGCTTCTTGATGCTGACCTACGACCAGATGTGGGGCTCTCGTCCTCGTCGCGTTCACAATCTGGGCAAGATGCCCTGGAACGAGGCCAGCAAGGTGCCTTCCCTGTCCATGTGGTTCCATGACATGCGTCCCTTCTACTCCTGCTGCTATTGGCAAGAGGAACAGGCTGTTGGCTGCGAAACCTATCGCTTTGAGCGTCGTCCTTCGCAGGATTGCGTGGCCTATCAGGCGCCTGGAATTGCCGGCGTCTTTGGAGATCCTCACTTTGTGACCTTTGACGGAACGGCATACACCTTTAACGGATTGGGAGAATTTGTACTGGCGCGCAGTGTTGACGAGAGCAACAAGTTCGAGATCCAGGGACGATTCCAACAGCTGCCGAATAATTATTACGGCGAGGTGAAGGCCACTCAGCTGACGGCGATGGCTATGCGAGGTAATACCACCACCACAATTGAGGTGCGTCTGCGTCCTCTGCACGCCCGCTGGCGCTATCGCCTGGATGTCCTGGCCGACGGTCGTCGGGTCTATTTCGATCGGGAGAGCTTGAAGTTCCAGCACTTTGACGGAGTCACCGTGTACACCCCCACTTACCTGCTCAATCAGTCCCAGGTTGTGGTGCAGTTCGACGCAGGCATCGGCGTGGAGGTGGTCGAGAATGAGGGTTTCATGACCGGTCGCGTTTTCCTGCCCTGGAAGTTTATA AATAAAACGGCTGGTCTCTTTGGAAACTGGAGCTTTAACAAGCTGGATGACTTCATGCTACCCAATGGTCAAGTGGCCACTCTGAACCTGAACGATCTCCGCAGCATTCACACCAACTTTGGCATCAAATGGATGCTTACAGATCGCGAGGTTCCTGGCGTGGGAGCTGCCCTCTTCACCCGCGAATTTGGAAGGATGTCCAGCTACTATGCGAATGCCACCTTCCTGCCGAACTATGTCCTAGATCCGGCGGACTTCCTGCCTGCCAATCGTACTTACGATCTGGAGAGAGCCGAGGAATTGTGCGGAGAGTGCTTGCAGTGCCAGTACGACTATGCCATGACCCTTAATCGAGATTTGGCGCACTTTACCAAGAATTACTATGACACTATAGTTAATATGCAATCGGAGAATTCAAA ACCTGTTATATCCTGTGGTGTGCTACAAACTCCTCGATTTGGTCGCAAGCTAAGCTTTGACTTTATGCCAGGAGCCAAGGTGTCCTTCGAGTGCAATGAGGGCTTTATTCTGGTAGGAGATCAGAGGAGAGAGTGTCTGGCCAATGGTCTTTGGAATGTTCCCGAATACGGTTATACCGAGTGTCTGC GTGAGGTGTACTACACGCGTCGCGTCGCTTTCATTGCAATTGGCATTATCTTCCTGGTGATCTGCCCACTGATGCTGTGCATCGTGTGCGGCGTATACCGCTACCGTCAGAAGCAGCTGAAGGAGGATCCGCAGTGGCAGATGCCCATGCTGCCCAGATCGAGGGCCAGCTCCGCAAGGAATTTGCGTACGCTGAACTATGACGATGATAGCGATACGGATGCGAGTACGCTGAAGAAAAGTAGGTCCTACGACAAAGTATATCGCACGAACGAACCATTACCAGGCAAACCGCAAATTGATTTTCCAGCTAAGAAATGGGATCTGGATGAGAACGATGAGGACGTGACCTCCTCGGAAG GTGAGAAGCCGAAGCAGTCGGGTCGCCGCTCCCTACGCTCTCCCTCCGGCACGGAGCTGGATCAGCAAGGAGAGCACGATGATCACCATCCGGATGAGGACGATGACTTCGATGAGGCGGATGTCCACGGTGGCACCATCCACCCGGCGGGCTACCACCAGCCGATGTCGCCGGAGGAGGCCGATCAGCTGCACCGCCAGCAGTACAGTCCCACCTTCAGCGGCCTAGACAGTCGCACCAGCGGGGCCAGTTCCATCAACTACACcccgcagcagcaggcggcggtCCAAAATCGCTTCGGAGGAGTGCCGGTCCTGCCCAGCAATACGCAGTACTTCAGCGGAACTCCCCAGGGAGTGGCCAACACCACGCCCCTGAGGACAGCGCCAACGCCGCTGACACAGGACAGTGGCCTGCCATCACCGCCGTTGGCCACCTCGCCCACTCCCTCGGTGCAGAAGTCCACGGAGGTCTAG